Proteins from one Salaquimonas pukyongi genomic window:
- a CDS encoding gamma-glutamylcyclotransferase yields MGDFWVFGYGSLLWRPGFEFVEEHMATLHGKHRALCVHSWVHRGTQERPGLVLGLDHGGSCHGIARRVSGEKRDVVIAYLRERELVTHVYLEKWLKIRLLDGRKVRALTYVVDRKHEQYAPPQPLNELAGTIAGATGKSGANRDYVLNTVKSLNRLGIRDHVLEKLCSQL; encoded by the coding sequence ATGGGTGATTTTTGGGTTTTTGGCTACGGTTCGCTGCTCTGGCGTCCCGGCTTTGAGTTCGTCGAGGAACACATGGCGACATTGCATGGCAAACACCGTGCGCTGTGTGTGCATTCCTGGGTTCATCGCGGAACGCAGGAACGCCCGGGCCTGGTTCTCGGTCTTGATCATGGCGGCTCCTGCCACGGCATCGCGCGCCGCGTCAGCGGCGAAAAACGCGATGTGGTCATCGCCTATCTGCGCGAACGCGAACTGGTGACCCATGTCTATCTGGAGAAATGGCTGAAAATCCGTCTGTTGGACGGCAGAAAGGTCCGGGCGCTTACCTATGTGGTCGATCGCAAGCACGAACAGTATGCACCACCGCAGCCCCTGAACGAACTTGCCGGAACAATTGCTGGCGCAACCGGAAAATCCGGTGCCAACCGGGACTACGTGCTCAATACGGTCAAGTCCCTCAACCGGCTTGGCATTCGCGACCACGTGCTGGAGAAACTGTGCAGTCAGCTATAG
- a CDS encoding lysophospholipid acyltransferase family protein, protein MLYIRSALFTVLFYLSNAAQMIFWAPVFFIMPRMEAWKVVKCWAYSHLWLQNRICGTCYDFRGLENIRPNANQLVASKHQSAWETYTMVLFFKDVSYILKRSLIFIPVFGWYAAKMRVVPIDRSRGKEALKSITANARRYMAETERQIIIYPEGTRKQPGAEPAYKYGITHLYRDLKVPVQPVALNSGLYWGRRSLVVHPGTIVMEFLPMIEPGLPGEAFSARLEQMIETASNRLIAESAASDHPPPLAVELVRSGQVAA, encoded by the coding sequence GTGCTCTATATTCGTTCTGCGCTTTTTACTGTCCTGTTCTATCTCAGCAATGCGGCCCAGATGATTTTCTGGGCGCCGGTATTTTTCATCATGCCGAGGATGGAAGCGTGGAAGGTGGTCAAGTGCTGGGCCTACAGCCACCTGTGGCTTCAAAACAGGATCTGCGGCACGTGCTATGACTTTAGGGGGCTTGAAAACATCCGGCCCAACGCCAATCAGCTGGTTGCTTCCAAACACCAGTCGGCCTGGGAAACCTACACCATGGTGTTGTTTTTCAAGGATGTGAGCTACATCCTGAAGCGCTCGCTCATCTTCATTCCGGTATTTGGCTGGTATGCCGCCAAAATGAGGGTGGTTCCGATCGACCGCAGCCGCGGCAAGGAAGCGCTTAAATCCATTACCGCCAATGCCCGCCGCTACATGGCGGAAACCGAGCGGCAGATCATCATTTATCCGGAAGGTACCCGCAAACAGCCCGGCGCCGAGCCGGCATACAAATACGGCATTACCCATCTTTACCGCGATCTCAAGGTGCCTGTGCAGCCGGTGGCGCTGAATTCCGGCCTGTACTGGGGACGGCGCTCACTGGTGGTACATCCGGGCACCATTGTTATGGAGTTTCTGCCGATGATCGAGCCGGGCCTGCCCGGCGAAGCGTTTTCCGCCCGGCTGGAGCAGATGATCGAAACAGCTTCCAACCGTCTGATTGCAGAATCTGCAGCGTCCGATCACCCACCGCCGCTGGCGGTTGAACTGGTGCGATCCGGCCAGGTGGCGGCCTAG
- a CDS encoding prephenate dehydrogenase/arogenate dehydrogenase family protein — MRPVIGRLAIIGQGLIGSSITRAVYERKLARETVVTDASPKVRKRLLELGLGEARIVKTAAEAASGADMIIGCVPVRSFSQVVGEMAPVLKPGAILSDVGSVKQGVVAECLPIIPPGVHFVPAHPLAGTEFSGPDAGLPRLFVNRWCILTPPEGSEETAIDSTRRFWEAMGSRVEVMSPARHDMALAITSHVPHLAAFSIFHTALAQEDKDHSPVIQFSAGAFKDFTRIASSNPVMWRDIFLMNREPVLEALRSFITDMEACARAIEEGDGDTLEKLFSVSRSTRRKVIEKEHISQQPDEPDDALKDTLFRPYSQDN; from the coding sequence CCCGGTTATCGGCAGGCTTGCAATCATCGGTCAGGGATTGATCGGCTCGTCGATCACCCGCGCCGTCTATGAACGCAAGCTGGCGCGCGAAACCGTTGTCACCGATGCTTCGCCAAAGGTGCGCAAGCGTCTGCTCGAACTGGGCCTGGGGGAAGCCCGCATCGTCAAAACCGCCGCCGAGGCTGCCAGCGGCGCCGACATGATCATCGGCTGTGTTCCGGTACGCTCCTTCAGCCAGGTCGTCGGCGAGATGGCGCCGGTGTTGAAACCGGGCGCGATCTTGTCCGATGTGGGCTCGGTCAAGCAGGGCGTGGTCGCCGAATGCCTGCCGATCATTCCTCCTGGCGTTCACTTCGTCCCGGCCCATCCTCTGGCCGGCACCGAATTTTCAGGCCCGGATGCCGGACTGCCCCGTCTCTTCGTAAACCGCTGGTGCATTTTGACGCCGCCGGAAGGAAGCGAGGAAACCGCCATAGACAGCACCCGGCGTTTCTGGGAAGCGATGGGATCCAGGGTCGAGGTCATGAGCCCTGCCCGCCACGATATGGCCCTGGCGATTACCAGTCACGTTCCCCATCTTGCCGCTTTTTCGATCTTTCACACAGCCCTCGCCCAAGAGGACAAGGATCACTCGCCGGTCATCCAGTTTTCCGCCGGTGCCTTCAAGGATTTTACCCGCATTGCTTCTTCCAATCCGGTCATGTGGCGCGACATTTTCCTGATGAACCGGGAGCCCGTTTTGGAAGCGTTGCGCAGTTTCATCACCGACATGGAGGCTTGCGCCAGGGCAATCGAGGAAGGAGACGGAGACACACTGGAAAAGCTGTTTTCCGTCAGCCGCTCCACCCGCCGGAAGGTGATCGAAAAGGAGCATATCTCCCAGCAGCCCGATGAACCGGACGATGCGCTGAAGGACACACTGTTCCGGCCTTACTCCCAGGACAACTGA
- a CDS encoding cell division protein FtsX, with the protein MTEQRQPPAVWNQETKPDVQADAAKQVSGGRRGGRVPSLYSGKSLVPRDRIAGQALLAVIAIMAFLACLTLGAVILVRDTARGWQTDIAKEVTVQIRPFENVDMEASIRKASQLLLSFEGISKVTVLNDEATAKLLEPFLGSGLQVEELPIPTLITVGLEPDSRPDIAAIKERLSAEIPGASLDDHRNWVDRLNNMAGTTVAAGIMVFLLVMAATVLTVVFATRGAMSANREVVEVLHFVGADRAFIARAFETHFLRVGMMGGLGGGLAAIFVFIGLGVWTSMSRATPQGDQVSALFGTFAVGPWGVLGIVMVAVAIAVLTGLTSRFTVMRHVGQLESYGLKS; encoded by the coding sequence ATGACTGAGCAACGCCAACCACCGGCAGTCTGGAACCAAGAAACCAAGCCTGATGTGCAGGCCGATGCGGCAAAGCAGGTTTCGGGTGGACGCAGGGGCGGACGGGTCCCCTCGCTTTACAGCGGCAAATCGCTTGTGCCGCGGGACAGGATTGCAGGTCAGGCGCTGCTGGCGGTCATCGCCATCATGGCGTTTCTTGCCTGCCTGACACTGGGCGCGGTGATCCTTGTGCGCGATACCGCACGCGGCTGGCAGACCGATATCGCCAAGGAGGTGACCGTCCAGATCCGGCCGTTTGAAAATGTCGATATGGAAGCCTCAATCAGGAAGGCAAGCCAGCTATTGCTGTCTTTCGAGGGAATTTCTAAAGTCACCGTTCTCAACGATGAAGCGACGGCAAAACTTCTTGAACCCTTTCTCGGGTCTGGTCTGCAGGTGGAAGAGCTGCCAATACCCACCCTGATTACCGTTGGGCTGGAACCTGATTCCAGACCGGATATTGCGGCCATCAAGGAGCGGCTTTCGGCTGAAATCCCAGGTGCATCACTTGATGACCACCGAAACTGGGTCGATCGCCTCAACAACATGGCGGGAACGACGGTGGCTGCCGGCATCATGGTTTTCCTGCTGGTCATGGCTGCAACGGTGCTGACGGTCGTCTTTGCCACACGGGGCGCCATGTCGGCCAATCGCGAGGTTGTGGAGGTTCTTCACTTCGTGGGTGCTGACCGCGCCTTTATTGCCAGGGCATTTGAAACCCATTTTCTGCGTGTTGGCATGATGGGCGGCCTTGGCGGCGGATTGGCGGCGATTTTCGTCTTTATCGGCCTGGGTGTGTGGACCTCGATGAGCCGTGCTACGCCACAAGGCGATCAAGTCAGTGCTTTGTTCGGAACCTTCGCCGTCGGGCCCTGGGGAGTGCTTGGCATTGTCATGGTCGCTGTGGCCATTGCGGTTCTGACCGGATTGACGTCACGCTTCACGGTGATGCGCCATGTGGGGCAGTTGGAAAGCTACGGGCTGAAATCCTGA
- a CDS encoding DUF2125 domain-containing protein — MKENKAETKMVRTGILAGKVWLLAAVIVILAAGLCGAWFYGANRLEQEIASLKQRLSNEGVAAGCEGQEIRGFPFRLGVFCKAFFYADPVNGVTVSGNAIRSAAQFYRPGHVVGETDGPLKVSVPGLVPLLIDWEKLRSSMRVSMSGLRRSSLVTEGVRVSADDLGLADLLGTIDAVQLHVLAGDESGSGTPKDLVASADIDGWRIDDGGLGQIKPLDLALLLDVRDGLAMAMSGEDPLLILRSRGGEIRLAELEISTGDGGRLKARGPLQLGRNGKLSGEVELDLDDPQKLVEYAASIFPPARDVLGDVVSYLDAFASNTAGRTKIRGLKLTLRDNKVLLGFIELAELPRLY; from the coding sequence ATGAAGGAAAACAAGGCCGAAACCAAAATGGTAAGAACCGGCATCCTTGCGGGCAAGGTCTGGTTGCTGGCCGCCGTCATTGTCATTCTTGCGGCGGGGCTTTGTGGCGCCTGGTTTTACGGCGCCAACCGGCTTGAACAGGAAATCGCTTCGCTCAAACAGCGGCTTTCCAATGAGGGCGTTGCCGCCGGCTGTGAAGGGCAGGAAATTCGCGGATTTCCTTTCCGTCTTGGCGTATTCTGTAAGGCGTTTTTTTATGCCGACCCGGTCAATGGCGTAACCGTTTCGGGAAATGCAATTCGCTCGGCGGCCCAATTCTACCGGCCCGGCCATGTCGTTGGCGAAACCGATGGCCCGCTAAAGGTCTCGGTGCCGGGACTGGTGCCGCTTCTGATCGATTGGGAGAAGCTGCGGTCGAGCATGCGCGTTTCCATGTCCGGTCTGCGGCGCAGTTCGCTGGTCACTGAAGGTGTCCGTGTGTCTGCGGATGATCTGGGACTAGCTGATCTGCTGGGAACGATAGACGCCGTGCAGTTGCACGTTCTTGCCGGTGACGAGAGCGGAAGCGGCACACCCAAGGACCTTGTTGCCAGCGCGGATATTGATGGCTGGCGGATTGATGATGGCGGTTTGGGTCAGATTAAGCCATTGGATTTGGCTCTTTTGCTGGACGTACGCGATGGCCTTGCCATGGCCATGAGTGGCGAGGATCCGCTTTTGATCTTGCGGTCGCGCGGTGGCGAGATCAGGCTGGCAGAGCTTGAAATATCAACCGGTGACGGGGGCAGGCTGAAAGCGCGCGGGCCTTTGCAACTTGGCCGGAACGGAAAACTGTCCGGCGAGGTTGAGCTCGATCTCGACGATCCGCAAAAACTCGTCGAATATGCGGCAAGCATCTTTCCGCCGGCGCGTGACGTGCTCGGCGATGTGGTATCCTATCTTGATGCCTTTGCTTCCAACACGGCAGGACGCACAAAGATACGCGGGTTGAAACTGACCTTGCGCGACAACAAGGTCCTGCTCGGCTTTATCGAACTTGCCGAACTTCCGCGTTTGTACTGA